The following coding sequences are from one Panicum hallii strain FIL2 chromosome 5, PHallii_v3.1, whole genome shotgun sequence window:
- the LOC112893785 gene encoding probable phytol kinase 2, chloroplastic, protein MLSLGAHVSALPPCPPHAPLLYSRRLSPSPTAPPAAAASAPRSLCFLRRGRSRFAAERTRRPTMAEAIPLEAAGGLAHDLGSAAVTASVALALLKFFEELAKRGVFDQKLSRKLVHISVGLVFLLFWPLFSSGTYAPFLAALAPGVNIIRMLLLGLGLVKNEAMVKSMSRSGDHRELLKGPLYYATTITFATSVLWRSSPIAIAVICNLCAGDGIADVLGRRLGKEKLPYNPNKSYAGSIAMAVAGFLASVGYMHYFHTFGFIEETWNMALGFLVVSIAATLVESHPISTELDDNLTVPVTSFLVGSLIF, encoded by the exons ATGCTCAGTCTCGGCGCCCACGTCTCGGCGCTGCCCCCCTGCCCGCCCCACGCTCCCCTCCTCTACTCCAGACGCCTCTCGCCGTCGCCCACCGCcccccccgcggccgccgcctccgcgcctcGCTCGCTCTGCTtcctccgccgcggccgcagCCGTTTCGCGGCGGAGCGGACGCGGAGGCCCACCATGGCCGAGGCGATCCCGCTGGAGGCCGCCGGAGGTCTGGCCCACGACCTCGGGTCCGCAGCCGTCACGGCGAGCGTCGCCCTCGCGCTCCTCAAATTCTTCGAGGAGCTCGCCAAGCGCGGCGTCTTCGACCAG AAACTCAGCAGGAAACTTGTTCATATAAGTGTTGGGCTGGTGTTCTTGCTCTTTTGGCCTCTTTTCAG CTCTGGAACATATGCTCCTTTCCTTGCTGCGCTAGCACCAGGGGTTAACATTATAAGGATGCTTCTACTGGGGCTGGGACTAGTGAAAAATGAAGCTATGGTTAAATCAATGAGCCGCTCTGGAGATCATAG GGAACTTCTCAAGGGACCACTGTATTATGCTACCACTATAACTTTTGCCACTTCTGTCTTATGGAGAAGCTCACCAATTGCAATAGCAGTTATATGCAACTTATGTGCTGGGGATG gtaTAGCTGATGTATTGGGGAGACGTCTAGGTAAAGAAAAGCTTCCATACAACCCCAACAAATCATATGCTGGAAGCATAGCAATGGCGGTCGCTGGTTTTCTGGCTTCAGTTGG GTACATGCATTACTTCCACACTTTTGGTTTTATTGAGGAAACATGGAACATGGCGTTAGGCTTCCTTGTGGTGTCTATAGCTGCAACACTCGTTGAATCACACCCAATCAGCACAGAACTGGATGATAATTTGACTGTTCCTGTGACATCATTTCTAGTTGGTAGCCTCATTTTCTGA
- the LOC112895492 gene encoding selT-like protein — translation MDRVQLVLMGLPILLFCSDVVTLFAPLPPAAPQPDHQSRPGPDAVQPGDPSAADASAQAEPQVDGPGSGTTVDLKFCASCSYRGTAMTMKRMLETSFPGIHVVLENYPPPFPKRALSKAVPLLQVGAMATLMAGDQIFPRFGMVPPPWYYSLRANRFGTMASIWLFGNFAQSFLQSSGAFEVYCNGQLVFSKLSEQRFPSELELQELIGSRIPDSQEPVGNKKPDSQDLVLDDGNDDDDDPAIL, via the exons ATGGACCGCGTCCAGCTCGTGCTCATGGGCCTCCCCATCCTCCTCTTCTGCTCCGACGTCGTTACCCTCttcgcgccgctgccgccggcggcCCCGCAGCCCGACCACCAGTCGCGCCCGGGCCCCGACGCCGTCCAGCCCggcgacccctccgccgccgacgCTTCTGCGCAGGCG GAGCCGCAGGTGGATGGACCTGGCTCCGGCACCACCGTCGACTTGAAGTTTTGCGCCTCCTGCTCGTACAG GGGGACTGCAATGACCATGAAGCGGATGCTGGAAACCTCATTTCCTGGGATTCATGTTGTGTTGGAAAATTATCCTCCACCATTCCCCAAACGTGCACTCAGCAAAGCTGTTCCTCTTCTTCAAGTTGGAGCCATGGCAACATTAATGGCTGGTGATCAGATCTTCCCTAGATTTGGAATGGTTCCGCCTCCATGGTACTACTCATTGCGTGCTAATAGATTTGGAACCATGGCATCAATCTGGCTGTTTGGCAATTTCGCTCAGTCATTTCTACAGAGCTCTGGTGCCTTTGAAGTTTATTGCAATGGGCAGCTG GTTTTCTCAAAACTGTCTGAGCAGAGGTTTCCCAGTGAGCTTGAGCTGCAGGAGCTCATTGGCAGCAGGATACCAGATTCTCAGGAACCCGTTGGCAACAAGAAACCGGATTCTCAGGATCTGGTCTTAGATGATGgcaatgatgatgatgatgatcccGCTATACTCTAG